A stretch of the Vagococcus xieshaowenii genome encodes the following:
- a CDS encoding WxL domain-containing protein, which translates to MKNKLKSSLILSSLLLNSISTIVLADNQEEEKQVPKEASVEFVADELPTPPVDPTNPDPDPGIPVIPTDPTDPTNPPTEPPVGTDGPLSIDFVSTLYFGENKITGKTENYSARAQGLFVGEDFKNVTNYAQVTDKRGTLEGWILSVKQDTPFMTEASENNKVHELVGAELSFKNAYISTHSEDPEVSTIKEKHIFVSGQEEEVLSTSKGHGGGTFTYNMGSPESLVVQDGDNENLKDDEKVIINKDINLNVPGKAVKKAEKYSTTLIWTLKNAVENR; encoded by the coding sequence ATGAAAAATAAGTTAAAGAGTAGTTTAATATTAAGTTCATTGCTGTTAAATTCTATTTCAACCATTGTATTGGCTGATAATCAAGAAGAAGAAAAGCAAGTTCCCAAAGAGGCATCTGTAGAATTTGTTGCAGATGAATTACCTACACCACCTGTGGACCCAACAAACCCAGACCCAGACCCTGGTATTCCAGTTATTCCAACAGATCCAACAGATCCAACAAATCCACCAACTGAGCCACCAGTTGGAACAGATGGTCCATTATCTATCGACTTTGTTTCAACCTTATATTTTGGAGAGAATAAAATTACTGGTAAAACTGAAAATTATTCAGCCAGAGCCCAAGGATTATTTGTTGGAGAAGACTTTAAAAATGTTACGAACTATGCTCAAGTTACTGACAAAAGAGGCACATTAGAAGGATGGATCTTATCAGTTAAACAAGATACCCCATTTATGACGGAAGCTTCAGAAAACAACAAAGTACATGAGTTAGTAGGAGCTGAGTTATCATTTAAAAATGCTTATATTTCAACACATTCAGAAGATCCAGAAGTTTCTACTATCAAGGAAAAACATATTTTTGTTTCAGGTCAAGAAGAAGAAGTTTTATCCACGTCAAAAGGACATGGAGGTGGAACATTCACTTATAATATGGGATCACCAGAAAGTTTAGTTGTTCAAGATGGAGATAATGAAAACCTTAAAGATGATGAAAAAGTTATTATAAATAAAGATATTAATTTAAATGTTCCAGGAAAAGCAGTTAAAAAAGCTGAAAAGTATAGTACAACTTTAATATGGACTTTAAAGAATGCTGTAGAGAATAGATAA
- a CDS encoding WxL domain-containing protein yields the protein MKKTKIITTTLLSTLVLGTISATTVVNAEEEVKEYNTNAAVGFEANDEPAPPVDPENPDPTEPIDPVDPIKPTDPEQPGPTPTVGPLSIDFASTLYFGNQKISTADETYFAAAQLSKNSDETFDETTNYVQITDSRGLTEGRWELRVSQPSAFISDESKQELSSAKIYFTDIALVSQEGNTSKYPVLNNDGFFLESGSTEIVATANEANQGLGTWVTRFGSKGTLVENEEGKEVEIAGKTVTVKGKYAEQTTKLSPQVRLEVPGAANKVAELYSTKIIWTLSDTPDNGEENTEGDTL from the coding sequence ATGAAAAAAACAAAAATTATTACAACAACCTTATTAAGCACGTTAGTTTTAGGAACTATTTCAGCAACAACAGTGGTAAACGCAGAAGAGGAAGTAAAAGAGTATAATACTAATGCAGCAGTGGGGTTTGAAGCTAATGATGAGCCGGCCCCCCCAGTAGATCCGGAAAACCCAGACCCAACAGAACCAATTGATCCAGTAGATCCAATTAAACCGACAGATCCAGAGCAACCAGGACCAACTCCTACTGTTGGACCTTTATCTATAGATTTTGCCTCTACTTTATATTTTGGCAATCAAAAAATTAGTACAGCAGATGAAACGTACTTTGCAGCAGCTCAGTTAAGTAAAAATTCAGATGAAACTTTTGATGAAACAACCAACTATGTGCAAATAACTGATTCACGTGGATTAACGGAGGGTAGATGGGAATTACGTGTAAGTCAACCTAGTGCTTTTATCTCTGATGAATCAAAACAAGAATTGTCTTCTGCAAAAATATATTTTACTGATATTGCGTTGGTATCACAAGAAGGAAATACATCGAAATATCCAGTGCTTAATAATGATGGATTCTTTTTAGAGAGTGGAAGTACTGAAATAGTAGCGACAGCAAATGAAGCTAATCAAGGTTTGGGAACATGGGTAACTCGTTTTGGAAGTAAAGGTACGTTAGTCGAAAATGAAGAAGGTAAAGAGGTCGAAATTGCAGGCAAAACTGTTACTGTTAAAGGTAAGTATGCAGAGCAAACAACTAAGTTAAGTCCACAAGTACGTCTAGAAGTTCCAGGAGCAGCTAACAAAGTAGCGGAGTTATATTCAACAAAGATTATTTGGACATTATCAGATACTCCTGATAATGGCGAAGAAAATACAGAAGGGGATACACTGTAA
- a CDS encoding WxL domain-containing protein, with the protein MLKTNLLFVLTLLLIPSSSLAEEKSYSSKGQIDFVQGDDVVSPIDPENPDPDHSVVPWDPTNPDGHANIGTQGPLSIDYVSSFDFGANEISNQDTIYYANPQYYFNEDGTQKSEAIKKPNYVQISDFRGNNSGWCLTVKQSKQFTNNKTKNSMLIGAQVSLLNSQATSYIEEEDQIPEVNDIKLEPGETRIVMKANSGQGTNTWINSWNPIEILEDGVVKNTGIQLFIPGATPKDSVKYTTEFIWTLSDIPFE; encoded by the coding sequence ATGTTAAAAACTAACCTGCTGTTTGTGCTTACCTTATTATTAATTCCTTCATCTAGTTTAGCAGAAGAAAAGAGCTATTCATCTAAAGGACAAATAGATTTTGTGCAAGGTGATGATGTTGTTTCGCCTATTGATCCAGAAAATCCTGATCCAGACCATTCGGTGGTACCGTGGGATCCAACAAATCCTGATGGACATGCAAATATAGGGACACAGGGGCCTCTTTCTATTGATTATGTTTCGAGTTTCGATTTTGGTGCTAATGAAATAAGTAACCAAGATACGATATATTATGCAAATCCACAATATTATTTTAATGAAGATGGGACCCAAAAAAGTGAAGCCATTAAGAAACCAAACTATGTTCAGATTTCTGACTTCCGTGGCAATAATTCAGGATGGTGTTTGACTGTAAAACAGTCTAAACAGTTTACAAATAATAAGACTAAAAACAGTATGTTAATAGGAGCTCAAGTTAGTTTACTAAATAGTCAAGCAACTTCCTATATTGAAGAAGAAGATCAAATTCCAGAAGTCAACGATATCAAGTTAGAACCAGGTGAAACTAGGATCGTTATGAAAGCAAATAGCGGCCAAGGAACCAATACTTGGATTAATTCTTGGAATCCAATTGAAATATTGGAAGACGGGGTAGTAAAAAACACGGGCATTCAATTATTTATACCGGGAGCTACACCAAAAGATTCAGTAAAATATACTACGGAATTTATTTGGACGTTATCAGACATTCCGTTTGAGTAA